The Neobacillus sp. OS1-2 genome includes a window with the following:
- a CDS encoding DUF4190 domain-containing protein has translation MSDKSQTNNSSVVALTVGILSLFIPFLGLILGIIGIVFSRIAVKQMNITNENGRGLATAGLICSIVGIIIQLLMVLGYVAFFSVTSYISN, from the coding sequence ATGTCCGATAAAAGTCAAACAAACAATAGTTCAGTTGTTGCTTTAACAGTGGGTATTTTATCATTATTTATTCCGTTTTTGGGATTAATCTTAGGCATTATTGGAATAGTCTTTTCAAGAATAGCTGTAAAACAAATGAATATAACAAATGAAAATGGTCGAGGATTGGCAACCGCCGGTTTAATTTGTAGTATCGTTGGAATAATTATTCAACTTTTAATGGTGTTGGGCTATGTTGCCTTTTTCTCAGTAACCAGTTATATATCCAACTAA
- the nirB gene encoding nitrite reductase large subunit NirB — MIKSKLILIGNGMAGVRVIEEVLKLNRDRFEIVIFGNEPHPNYNRISLSTVLQGGASVHDITLNDLKWYSDNKIRLYTGETVISIDTAMQVVTTDKGNKETYDKLIIATGSNPFMLPLPGADKAGVTAFRNIKDCDEIIEYSKRYKKAAVIGGGLLGLEAARGLLNLGMEVDVIHIHDYLMERQLDRTAGKLMQRELEKQGMNFLLQKNTTEIIGKKHVTGLRFHDGSKIKADLVVMAVGIKPNVEMAKNAGIPVNRGIIVNDYLETGVSNIYAVGECAEHRGIAYGLVAPLYQQGQVLAKRLCGIEDDGYQGSILSTQLKVSGVDVFSTGEINERHGTKVYKVYDDWSGVYKKILIEDEKITGAVLFGDTRDGTRLLRLIKNGAKMEEYLETSQNTASVSNITADMADDEIICGCNGVSKGRIVEAIQTQGLTTVDQVKGCTNASRSCGKCKSLVEDLLACTLGRNYHASEKEAICSCTTFSRDDIVQEIRDKGLTHISEVMNVLGWKTDGCSKCKPAINYYLGMVNPLEYQDEKEARYVNERLHANIQKDGTFSVVPRMYGGVTTSDDLRKIADVADKYQVGTIKVTGGQRIDLLGVKKVDLPKIWAELDMPSGSAYAKGLRTVKTCVGETYCRFGTKDSIGMGIRIEKKFEGINTPHKFKMSVSACPRNCAEGGVKDVGVVGVDGAWEMYVGGNGGTHLRAADLLFKLKTDDQLVEMIGAFLQYYRETANYLERTSAWVDRLGIDHIREVLSEAGKVKELNQRLDEALSIIQDPWKEVIQNKTLVRDLYESVKVPAIIK; from the coding sequence TTGATCAAATCAAAATTAATCCTAATAGGAAATGGAATGGCCGGGGTCAGGGTGATTGAAGAAGTGTTGAAGTTGAACCGAGATCGATTCGAAATCGTTATTTTTGGAAATGAACCCCATCCAAACTATAATCGAATCAGTTTATCAACCGTATTACAAGGAGGTGCTTCCGTTCATGATATCACCTTAAATGACTTGAAATGGTATTCGGACAACAAAATCCGCCTATATACGGGAGAAACAGTCATTTCTATTGACACAGCCATGCAAGTTGTTACCACAGACAAAGGAAATAAAGAAACATATGACAAGCTAATTATTGCGACGGGGTCAAATCCATTTATGCTGCCATTACCAGGAGCAGATAAAGCCGGTGTTACCGCATTTAGAAATATCAAAGACTGCGATGAAATAATTGAATATTCAAAACGCTATAAAAAGGCGGCGGTCATTGGCGGTGGGCTATTGGGACTTGAAGCAGCGCGTGGGTTGTTAAATTTAGGAATGGAAGTGGACGTCATCCATATCCACGACTACTTAATGGAGCGGCAATTAGATCGCACCGCAGGGAAATTAATGCAAAGGGAATTAGAAAAGCAGGGAATGAATTTTCTTTTACAAAAAAACACAACCGAAATTATCGGGAAAAAACATGTCACGGGATTAAGATTTCATGATGGAAGTAAAATCAAGGCGGATTTGGTGGTCATGGCCGTTGGAATTAAGCCCAATGTAGAAATGGCAAAAAATGCGGGCATCCCAGTAAATCGCGGGATTATTGTCAATGACTATTTAGAAACAGGGGTCTCCAATATATATGCTGTGGGGGAATGTGCAGAACATCGAGGAATTGCCTACGGTTTGGTAGCACCGCTCTACCAACAAGGCCAAGTGCTTGCAAAACGACTTTGTGGGATAGAGGACGACGGATATCAAGGTTCAATCCTCTCGACACAATTAAAAGTTTCTGGCGTTGATGTGTTTTCTACGGGGGAAATCAATGAAAGACATGGAACAAAAGTATATAAAGTATACGATGATTGGAGCGGCGTGTATAAAAAAATTCTGATCGAAGACGAGAAAATTACGGGTGCTGTCCTGTTCGGGGATACGAGAGATGGAACCCGATTACTCAGATTAATTAAGAATGGTGCCAAAATGGAGGAGTACCTTGAGACGAGTCAAAATACTGCTTCAGTAAGTAATATCACAGCAGATATGGCAGATGACGAAATCATCTGCGGATGTAACGGTGTCAGTAAAGGAAGAATTGTGGAGGCCATCCAAACGCAAGGTTTAACAACGGTTGATCAGGTAAAAGGCTGTACAAATGCCTCTCGTTCATGTGGTAAATGCAAATCCTTGGTGGAGGATTTATTAGCCTGCACGCTTGGCCGCAACTATCATGCATCTGAGAAGGAGGCCATCTGCAGTTGTACGACATTCTCGAGAGATGATATCGTACAGGAAATTCGTGATAAAGGATTGACACACATTTCTGAGGTAATGAATGTCCTCGGCTGGAAAACAGATGGATGTTCAAAATGTAAGCCAGCCATCAATTATTACTTAGGTATGGTAAATCCTCTTGAGTATCAGGATGAAAAAGAGGCTCGCTATGTCAATGAAAGACTTCATGCCAATATCCAAAAAGATGGAACCTTTTCTGTTGTTCCTAGAATGTACGGCGGTGTGACCACTTCAGATGATTTACGAAAGATTGCTGATGTGGCTGATAAATATCAAGTGGGCACAATCAAAGTGACTGGCGGTCAGCGAATTGATTTACTTGGTGTGAAAAAGGTAGATCTACCCAAGATTTGGGCGGAACTTGATATGCCATCTGGATCCGCTTATGCTAAGGGACTGCGAACGGTAAAAACATGTGTGGGTGAAACGTATTGTCGGTTTGGAACAAAAGATTCAATTGGCATGGGAATTAGAATCGAAAAGAAGTTTGAAGGAATAAATACACCTCACAAATTCAAAATGTCAGTTTCCGCATGTCCACGGAATTGTGCGGAGGGCGGAGTGAAGGATGTCGGGGTGGTTGGTGTGGATGGAGCATGGGAAATGTATGTAGGTGGAAACGGTGGAACACATCTGCGTGCAGCTGATTTATTATTCAAACTTAAGACAGATGATCAGCTGGTTGAGATGATTGGAGCATTCCTACAGTACTATCGTGAGACAGCCAACTATTTAGAAAGAACCTCTGCATGGGTGGACCGTCTTGGGATTGATCATATTCGGGAGGTCCTTTCGGAGGCAGGAAAAGTAAAAGAATTAAATCAACGGCTAGATGAAGCCTTGTCAATCATTCAAGACCCTTGGAAAGAAGTGATTCAGAACAAAACACTAGTAAGAGACTTGTATGAATCAGTGAAAGTTCCAGCAATAATTAAATAA
- the nirD gene encoding nitrite reductase small subunit NirD, with product MENTLRHIYIGNLSEMPKKLGKTATIGNKEIAVFTLENGEIRAIENRCPHKGGVLAEGIVSGDYVFCPMHDWKICLSDGNVQAPDKGCVQTYPVEVIEDQLFIILKDE from the coding sequence ATGGAAAATACGTTGCGTCACATTTATATCGGAAATCTATCAGAGATGCCAAAAAAATTAGGAAAAACAGCCACCATAGGCAATAAGGAAATAGCTGTTTTTACCTTAGAAAATGGGGAGATCCGTGCCATTGAAAACCGGTGCCCACATAAAGGCGGAGTTCTTGCGGAAGGAATCGTGAGTGGGGATTATGTGTTTTGCCCGATGCACGATTGGAAAATTTGTTTGTCCGATGGCAATGTGCAGGCTCCTGATAAAGGCTGTGTACAAACATACCCTGTAGAAGTGATAGAAGATCAATTGTTTATTATATTGAAAGATGAATAG